In the Labrys wisconsinensis genome, one interval contains:
- a CDS encoding ABC transporter ATP-binding protein: MTSAPLPAMVELQGVAKRYGEVDALHRVDLAIAKGEFVTLLGPSGSGKTTLLNLIAGMVAPTSGRIVIEGRDATTLPTNQRGLGMVFQNYALMPHMTVFENIAFPLEVRRLPKAEIKRKVGEALALIQLGHVANRKPRELSGGQQQRISLARCIVYNPALILMDEPLGALDKKLREQMQLEIKRLHADLGITMLYVTHDQDEALTMSDRIVLMNGGRIEQQGAPDALYFRPETVFSAEFIGSSNLIRGTVEIGADGAYALKTALGSFAAPAPERRMQAGEPAVLLIRPENMALADAPTPTSVAGRVEDSILLGGVVRHFVRCGDGSNLIIQELNQPGRPGARRGDAVRAAWDPGHGRLLPPAPAG; encoded by the coding sequence ATGACGTCCGCCCCCCTGCCCGCGATGGTCGAACTCCAGGGCGTCGCCAAGCGCTATGGCGAGGTCGACGCCCTGCACCGCGTCGACCTCGCCATCGCCAAGGGGGAGTTCGTCACCCTGCTCGGCCCCTCCGGCTCCGGCAAGACCACGCTGCTCAACCTGATCGCCGGCATGGTCGCGCCGACATCGGGGCGCATCGTCATCGAAGGCCGCGACGCCACCACGCTGCCGACCAACCAGCGCGGCCTCGGCATGGTGTTCCAGAACTACGCGCTGATGCCGCACATGACGGTCTTCGAGAACATCGCCTTCCCGCTGGAGGTCCGGCGGCTGCCCAAGGCTGAGATCAAGCGCAAGGTCGGCGAGGCGCTGGCGCTGATCCAGCTCGGCCATGTGGCGAACCGCAAGCCGCGCGAGCTCTCCGGCGGCCAGCAGCAGCGCATCTCGCTGGCGCGCTGCATCGTCTACAATCCGGCGCTCATTCTCATGGACGAGCCGCTGGGCGCGCTCGACAAGAAGCTGCGCGAGCAGATGCAGCTGGAGATCAAGCGCCTGCACGCCGATCTCGGCATCACCATGCTCTACGTCACCCACGATCAGGACGAGGCGCTGACCATGTCCGATCGCATCGTGCTGATGAATGGCGGACGCATCGAGCAGCAGGGCGCGCCCGACGCGCTGTATTTCCGGCCGGAGACGGTATTCTCGGCCGAGTTCATCGGCTCGTCCAACCTGATCCGCGGCACGGTCGAGATCGGCGCCGACGGCGCCTATGCGCTGAAGACCGCGCTCGGCAGCTTCGCCGCGCCGGCGCCCGAGCGCAGGATGCAGGCGGGGGAGCCTGCCGTGCTGCTGATCCGGCCGGAGAACATGGCGCTCGCCGACGCGCCGACGCCGACCAGCGTCGCCGGCCGCGTCGAGGATTCCATCCTGCTCGGCGGCGTGGTGCGCCATTTCGTGCGCTGCGGCGACGGCTCGAACCTGATCATCCAGGAGCTCAACCAGCCCGGCCGCCCCGGCGCGCGTCGCGGGGACGCGGTCCGCGCCGCCTGGGACCCCGGGCACGGCCGCCTTCTCCCGCCGGCGCCGGCGGGCTGA
- a CDS encoding ABC transporter permease produces the protein MNQLFGSSRLARGLVASMAWLCYVFLLVPSLIVIPISFGNPGQIEFPPRQVSLELYRQFFADPAWWGSTVQSLLVASLTTLAALVLAVPAAYALARSRLPARGILRGLFMMPMLVPVIVLGLGLYLQYSSWGLLDTTAGLVLAHVTLTTPYIMVSVMSGLHHADVALETVASIMGASRVRIFFRVVLPQLKAAIAVGALFAFLMSLDEVVVAYFLTGTASMTLPVKMYSSIRWELTPVLAAVSTLLTVLSLVIALGIIAMQGKTEASS, from the coding sequence ATGAACCAGCTGTTCGGTTCGAGCCGCCTGGCGCGCGGCCTCGTCGCCTCGATGGCGTGGCTCTGCTACGTCTTCCTGCTGGTGCCGAGCCTGATCGTCATCCCGATCTCCTTCGGCAATCCGGGTCAGATCGAGTTCCCGCCCCGGCAGGTCTCGCTGGAGCTCTACCGGCAGTTCTTCGCCGATCCCGCCTGGTGGGGCTCGACGGTGCAGAGCCTCCTCGTCGCCAGCCTGACCACGCTCGCCGCGCTCGTCCTCGCCGTGCCGGCCGCCTATGCGCTCGCCCGCTCGCGCCTGCCGGCACGCGGCATCCTGCGCGGCCTCTTCATGATGCCGATGCTGGTGCCGGTGATCGTGCTCGGACTCGGGCTCTATCTGCAATATTCGAGCTGGGGCCTGCTCGACACCACCGCCGGCCTCGTGCTCGCCCATGTCACGCTGACGACGCCCTACATCATGGTGTCTGTCATGTCGGGCCTGCATCATGCCGACGTCGCGCTGGAGACGGTCGCCTCGATCATGGGCGCCTCGCGGGTGCGGATCTTCTTCCGCGTGGTGCTGCCGCAGCTGAAGGCTGCCATCGCGGTGGGAGCGCTGTTCGCCTTCCTGATGTCGCTCGACGAGGTCGTGGTCGCCTATTTCCTCACCGGCACGGCGAGCATGACGCTGCCGGTCAAGATGTATTCGTCCATCCGCTGGGAGCTGACGCCGGTGCTCGCGGCGGTCTCCACGCTGCTCACCGTGCTCTCGCTCGTGATCGCCCTCGGCATCATCGCGATGCAGGGCAAGACCGAGGCCTCGTCATGA
- a CDS encoding ABC transporter permease, with product MAQSSPVSDLSPWTAILLLAPLTAVMLLILIYPLGLTVWTSLFNGRFSLDAYAELASSTLFLRVLRNTFEIAIAGTLVSLVVGYPVALHLAAQPPRRRTAYLIMVMLPFWTSILVKSFALVAVFGNQGLINQLLGFVSGGTVSLPMMFNRVGVIIGMINFLLPFMILTILGSLLSLDRRLVLAAETMGAGPLRIFWRITLPLSMPGVIAGVLINVTLSIGMYITPALLGGRQDMMVANLVDFYTRQTLDWTAASATAVVLLILSGLLVAMLGKVRGSAGLAGAGA from the coding sequence TTGGCCCAATCATCCCCCGTATCGGACCTCAGCCCCTGGACGGCCATCCTGCTGCTGGCTCCGCTGACGGCGGTGATGCTGCTCATCCTCATCTACCCGCTGGGCCTCACCGTCTGGACCAGCCTCTTCAACGGACGGTTCTCCCTGGACGCCTACGCGGAGCTCGCCTCCAGCACGCTGTTCCTGCGGGTGCTGCGCAACACGTTCGAGATCGCCATCGCCGGCACGCTGGTCAGCCTCGTCGTCGGCTACCCCGTCGCCCTGCACCTCGCCGCGCAGCCGCCGCGCCGGCGCACCGCCTATCTCATCATGGTCATGCTGCCGTTCTGGACCAGCATCCTGGTGAAGAGCTTCGCGCTGGTGGCCGTGTTCGGCAACCAGGGCCTGATCAACCAGCTCCTCGGCTTCGTCAGCGGCGGGACGGTCAGCCTGCCGATGATGTTCAACCGCGTCGGCGTGATCATCGGCATGATCAACTTCCTGCTGCCCTTCATGATCCTGACGATTCTCGGCAGCCTGCTGTCCCTCGACCGCCGCCTCGTCCTCGCCGCCGAGACCATGGGCGCCGGCCCGCTGCGCATCTTCTGGAGGATCACCCTGCCGCTCAGCATGCCGGGCGTGATCGCGGGGGTGCTGATCAACGTCACGCTGTCCATCGGCATGTACATCACCCCGGCCCTGCTCGGCGGCCGGCAGGACATGATGGTCGCCAACCTCGTCGACTTCTACACGCGCCAGACGCTGGACTGGACCGCCGCCTCCGCCACCGCCGTGGTGCTGCTGATCCTGTCCGGCCTCCTCGTCGCCATGCTCGGCAAGGTGCGTGGCTCGGCCGGCCTCGCGGGAGCCGGCGCATGA
- a CDS encoding helix-turn-helix domain-containing protein: MKIADEAARTPTAMSYPDQENQKLGQRIRDLRLKAGMTLSDLSKATGVSIGTLSQLERGLVSPTVRTVYTVANALGVMPAWLIDPSQSPIQTAETRYIVRAGQRSRLLDIDGIRKDIASPAASERLRGFFMVIQPGCNSGAQPYSHKGEEIGFLLSGSLELQIDGETFSLNEGDCFAFSSNKPHHFANPGSRPASVFWVNADI, encoded by the coding sequence ATGAAGATCGCTGACGAAGCCGCACGCACGCCGACCGCCATGAGCTATCCCGACCAGGAGAACCAGAAGCTCGGCCAGCGCATCCGCGACCTCAGGCTCAAGGCGGGCATGACGCTGTCCGACCTCTCCAAGGCCACCGGCGTGTCGATCGGCACGCTGTCCCAGCTGGAGCGCGGCCTCGTCTCGCCGACGGTGCGCACGGTCTACACCGTCGCCAACGCCCTCGGCGTCATGCCGGCCTGGCTGATCGACCCCTCGCAGAGCCCGATCCAGACCGCAGAAACCCGCTATATCGTCAGGGCGGGCCAGCGTTCCCGCCTGCTCGACATCGACGGCATCCGCAAGGACATCGCCTCGCCGGCGGCGAGCGAGCGGCTGCGCGGCTTCTTCATGGTCATTCAGCCCGGCTGCAATTCGGGCGCGCAGCCCTATTCGCACAAGGGCGAGGAGATCGGCTTCCTCCTGTCCGGCTCGCTCGAGCTGCAGATCGACGGCGAGACCTTCAGCCTCAACGAGGGCGACTGCTTCGCCTTCTCCAGCAACAAGCCGCACCATTTTGCCAATCCCGGCTCGCGCCCGGCCTCGGTGTTCTGGGTGAACGCCGATATTTAG
- a CDS encoding dihydrodipicolinate synthase family protein produces MAERMFRGLIPAFPTPLQQDGSLDEAGLARIVEYQIGRGASGLVPLGGTGEANSFGLATRRRIVEITASVAARRVPVIAGVLDPGLGGALESGRAYREAGADGLMVIPPYYARPDQDGVLRYFRALAPALKLPIVYYDNPYRSAIVTTPATIARLEEEGLIVGMKASSTDLYHFDQVARLVSDRFSLLSGQDTLFVEQVMLGACGGVLTSAALLPGAWARVQMRAEEGHVKEALELQGRLHPLMDALFAEQFPEAVRRAFALIGLPIGHSLPPVGALSAAAETRLAAAVNALVADGVLAAA; encoded by the coding sequence GTGGCAGAGCGCATGTTCCGCGGGCTGATCCCCGCCTTCCCGACCCCGCTGCAGCAGGACGGCTCGCTGGACGAGGCCGGGCTCGCGCGCATCGTCGAGTACCAGATCGGCCGCGGGGCTTCCGGCCTGGTGCCGCTCGGCGGCACGGGCGAAGCCAATTCGTTCGGCCTCGCCACCCGCCGCCGCATCGTCGAGATCACGGCGTCGGTCGCCGCCCGCCGGGTGCCTGTCATCGCCGGCGTGCTGGATCCCGGTCTCGGCGGCGCGCTGGAAAGCGGGCGTGCCTATCGCGAGGCAGGGGCCGACGGGCTGATGGTGATCCCGCCCTACTATGCCCGGCCGGACCAGGACGGCGTGCTGCGCTATTTCCGGGCGCTGGCACCGGCGCTGAAGCTGCCGATCGTCTACTACGACAACCCCTATCGCAGCGCCATCGTCACCACGCCGGCGACGATCGCCCGGCTGGAGGAGGAAGGCCTGATCGTCGGCATGAAGGCCTCCAGCACCGACCTCTACCATTTCGACCAGGTGGCGCGGCTGGTCAGCGACCGCTTCAGCCTGCTCTCCGGACAGGACACGCTGTTCGTCGAGCAGGTGATGCTCGGCGCCTGCGGCGGCGTCCTCACCTCCGCCGCCCTGCTGCCCGGCGCTTGGGCGCGGGTGCAGATGCGGGCGGAGGAGGGGCACGTCAAGGAAGCGCTCGAGCTCCAGGGCCGGCTCCATCCGCTGATGGACGCCCTGTTCGCCGAGCAGTTCCCGGAGGCGGTGCGGCGCGCCTTCGCCCTGATCGGCCTGCCGATCGGCCATTCGCTGCCGCCGGTC